One genomic segment of Roseovarius carneus includes these proteins:
- the purH gene encoding bifunctional phosphoribosylaminoimidazolecarboxamide formyltransferase/IMP cyclohydrolase, whose product MTETAPIRRALLSVSDKTGLIDLGRALSEHGVELLSTGGSARALREAGLEVRDVAEITGFPEMMDGRVKTLHPMVHGGLLALRDNQGHMAAMEEHGIGAIDLLVVNLYPFEQTVAAGADYDTCVENIDIGGPAMIRAAAKNHGFVTVVVDTEDYAPLLAEMGAHGGTTYAFRQKMAQAAYGRTAAYDAAVSTWMADALSDPAPRRRAVAGTRAQVLRYGENPHQSAAFYTDGSARPGVATATQHQGKELSYNNINDTDAAFELVSEFAPEDGPAVAIIKHANPCGAARGETLLEAYKRAYDCDRTSAFGGIIALNQPLDGATAEEICQIFTEVVIAPEADAEAMSIFAKKKNLRLLTTGAMADPAAAARTIRQISGGYLVQDKDSGVIGADDLRVVTKRQPSAAEMADMLFAWKVAKHVKSNAIVYVKDGATVGVGAGQMSRIDSCRIAARKAEDMAEALGLAETPAKGSVVASDAFFPFADGLMAAAEAGATAVIHPGGSMRDDDVIKAADAAGLAMVLTGMRHFRH is encoded by the coding sequence ATGACCGAAACAGCCCCCATCCGCCGCGCCCTTTTGTCGGTCTCCGACAAGACCGGGCTGATTGATCTGGGACGCGCATTGTCAGAGCATGGCGTGGAGCTTCTCAGCACCGGGGGCAGTGCAAGGGCGCTCCGCGAGGCGGGGCTTGAGGTGCGGGACGTGGCCGAGATCACAGGCTTCCCCGAGATGATGGACGGGCGCGTGAAGACGCTGCACCCAATGGTGCATGGCGGGCTTTTGGCGCTGCGCGACAATCAGGGGCACATGGCCGCGATGGAGGAACACGGGATCGGCGCGATCGACCTGCTGGTCGTGAACCTCTATCCGTTTGAGCAGACCGTGGCGGCAGGTGCCGACTATGACACATGCGTGGAGAACATCGATATCGGCGGGCCTGCGATGATCCGAGCCGCAGCAAAGAACCACGGATTTGTCACGGTTGTGGTGGATACAGAGGATTACGCGCCCCTTCTGGCCGAGATGGGCGCGCATGGCGGCACGACATATGCCTTCCGCCAGAAGATGGCGCAGGCAGCCTACGGGCGTACCGCCGCCTATGACGCAGCCGTCAGCACATGGATGGCAGACGCGCTGAGCGATCCCGCCCCGCGCCGCCGCGCCGTGGCAGGTACGCGGGCGCAGGTTCTGCGGTATGGCGAGAACCCGCATCAATCGGCCGCGTTCTACACCGATGGCAGCGCCCGGCCCGGTGTGGCCACGGCGACGCAGCATCAGGGTAAAGAGCTAAGCTATAACAACATCAACGACACCGATGCGGCGTTCGAGCTTGTGAGCGAATTCGCGCCCGAGGATGGCCCAGCAGTGGCGATCATCAAACACGCCAACCCCTGCGGGGCCGCACGCGGTGAGACGCTCTTGGAGGCGTATAAACGCGCCTATGATTGTGACCGGACCTCGGCCTTTGGTGGGATCATCGCGCTCAATCAGCCGCTCGACGGGGCGACGGCGGAAGAGATCTGCCAGATTTTCACAGAAGTGGTGATTGCGCCTGAGGCAGATGCCGAGGCTATGAGTATTTTTGCCAAGAAGAAGAACCTACGTCTGCTTACCACAGGGGCGATGGCGGACCCGGCGGCGGCGGCGCGGACAATCCGGCAGATATCGGGCGGGTATCTGGTGCAAGACAAGGACAGCGGCGTGATTGGCGCCGATGACCTAAGGGTTGTGACCAAGCGGCAGCCGAGTGCTGCAGAGATGGCCGATATGCTTTTTGCGTGGAAAGTGGCGAAACACGTGAAGTCCAACGCTATCGTTTATGTGAAGGACGGCGCGACCGTGGGCGTGGGCGCGGGCCAGATGAGCCGCATCGACAGCTGCCGGATCGCCGCGCGCAAGGCCGAGGATATGGCCGAAGCGCTGGGCCTTGCTGAGACGCCCGCCAAGGGATCGGTCGTGGCGTCGGACGCGTTTTTCCCCTTTGCAGACGGCCTGATGGCAGCGGCGGAAGCGGGGGCCACGGCGGTGATCCATCCCGGCGGGTCGATGCGCGACGATGATGTGATCAAGGCCGCCGACGCGGCGGGCCTTGCGATGGTTTTGACCGGGATGCGCCACTTTCGGCACTAA
- the lspA gene encoding signal peptidase II → MRTLAWVAVIIFVVDQVSKYYIIHMLDLATVRAIDVWPPYLNLRMAWNYGINFGLLATDSDVTRWVLIIVALIISGAVIWWIRHEPGGIWQNIAAGFLVGGALGNVVDRVWYGAVADFLNMSCCGFTNPYAFNVADISIFIGAFGLVIFTPDKKPA, encoded by the coding sequence ATGAGAACGCTAGCTTGGGTCGCCGTGATCATCTTCGTCGTGGATCAGGTCAGCAAATATTACATCATACACATGCTCGACCTGGCCACGGTCCGGGCGATTGATGTGTGGCCGCCCTATCTCAACCTGCGCATGGCGTGGAATTACGGGATCAATTTTGGCCTTTTGGCGACGGATTCGGACGTAACACGCTGGGTGCTGATCATTGTGGCGTTGATTATCTCGGGCGCTGTGATCTGGTGGATACGGCACGAACCGGGCGGGATTTGGCAAAATATCGCCGCAGGCTTTCTGGTGGGGGGCGCGCTGGGCAATGTGGTGGACCGGGTGTGGTACGGCGCGGTTGCGGATTTTCTCAACATGTCCTGTTGCGGCTTTACCAACCCTTATGCGTTCAATGTCGCCGATATTTCCATTTTCATCGGGGCGTTTGGGCTGGTCATATTCACCCCGGACAAAAAGCCCGCGTGA
- a CDS encoding DUF3035 domain-containing protein → MNMPRKSIIVGLVALMAVAGCAREGSDVQLTRIKNEGTGPDEFAVLPSKPLQAPESYSALPTPTPGGANLVDRNPEAEGIAALGGRAVTGTGIAASDGGLVNHTRRYGVTDNIRQTLAAEDVDVRRRQGRVNILNIGPNDDYTNAYRRQWLDSQTEQRRLQARGIVTPAAPPPE, encoded by the coding sequence ATGAACATGCCCCGCAAAAGCATTATCGTTGGATTGGTCGCGCTTATGGCAGTGGCAGGGTGCGCCCGCGAGGGCAGTGATGTCCAGCTGACGCGCATCAAAAACGAGGGCACCGGCCCGGATGAATTCGCCGTGCTGCCCAGCAAGCCTTTGCAAGCCCCTGAAAGCTACTCCGCCCTGCCAACCCCTACGCCAGGTGGCGCGAACCTCGTGGATCGCAACCCCGAGGCCGAAGGGATCGCCGCCCTTGGCGGGCGCGCTGTCACAGGAACCGGGATCGCCGCGTCGGATGGTGGGCTGGTCAATCACACCCGCCGTTATGGCGTAACAGACAATATTCGCCAGACATTGGCCGCTGAGGATGTAGACGTGCGCCGCCGTCAGGGCCGCGTGAATATTCTCAATATCGGCCCGAATGACGACTACACCAACGCATATCGCCGCCAATGGCTGGACAGTCAGACCGAGCAGCGGCGCCTTCAGGCGCGTGGCATCGTCACCCCCGCCGCCCCACCGCCCGAATAG
- a CDS encoding M16 family metallopeptidase: MRSFLTALLSLAFLAPAAHADDQVTNFMLDNGMEVVVIEDTRAPVVVHMVWYRAGSADEPPGISGIAHYLEHLLFKGTKTMEPGEFSSIVAKNGGRDNAFTSYDYTAYFQRVAADRLELMMRMESDRMVNLQISDEDIATERDVIIEERNQRVENSPGALFREQHNAAQFLNHRYGVPIIGWQHEMLGLGLKEAKDFYHRFYAPNNAVLVVAGDVRPDEVRALAETYYGVIPANPDLPERTRPQEPRQMAERRIVFEDPRVAQPYVMRSYLAPERDSGAQEEAAALSILADILGGGTTSVLTQKLQFDTQTAVQAQAWYRGLSLDDTTFNMVVVPAAGVTLEEAEAAMDAAIAEFMETGVDAAQLERIKKQVYASETYARDDVSGIANRYGAALTSGLTVADVQAWSDTLQAVTAEDIMAAAARVFANENSVTGYLKAPEVTQ; this comes from the coding sequence ATGCGCAGCTTTCTGACCGCCCTTTTGTCGCTCGCCTTTTTAGCGCCCGCTGCCCATGCGGATGATCAGGTGACAAACTTCATGCTGGATAACGGGATGGAGGTCGTGGTGATCGAAGACACCCGCGCGCCCGTTGTGGTCCACATGGTCTGGTATCGCGCCGGATCGGCGGATGAGCCTCCCGGTATCTCAGGCATCGCGCATTACCTGGAACACCTGCTCTTCAAAGGCACCAAGACGATGGAGCCGGGTGAGTTTTCGTCCATAGTGGCCAAAAATGGCGGGCGCGACAACGCCTTCACCAGCTATGATTACACCGCCTATTTTCAGCGTGTGGCCGCCGACCGGCTGGAGCTGATGATGCGCATGGAAAGCGACCGTATGGTCAACCTTCAGATCAGCGACGAGGACATCGCAACCGAGCGCGACGTGATCATCGAAGAGCGCAATCAGCGTGTCGAGAATAGCCCCGGCGCGCTCTTTCGTGAACAACATAACGCGGCGCAATTTCTGAACCATCGCTACGGCGTGCCCATTATCGGCTGGCAGCATGAGATGCTCGGGCTGGGCCTGAAGGAAGCCAAGGATTTCTACCACCGTTTCTATGCCCCCAATAACGCCGTTCTCGTGGTTGCGGGCGATGTCCGCCCCGACGAGGTGCGCGCACTGGCAGAGACATATTATGGCGTGATCCCCGCCAACCCGGACCTGCCCGAACGCACCCGCCCACAGGAACCGCGCCAGATGGCCGAGCGCCGGATCGTCTTTGAGGACCCGCGCGTGGCACAGCCTTACGTCATGCGCTCTTACCTCGCGCCCGAGCGTGACAGCGGCGCGCAGGAAGAGGCCGCAGCCCTCAGCATCCTTGCCGACATTCTTGGCGGTGGCACCACATCCGTATTGACCCAGAAGCTGCAATTCGACACCCAAACAGCCGTGCAGGCGCAGGCGTGGTATCGCGGCCTGTCGCTGGATGACACGACATTCAACATGGTGGTCGTGCCAGCAGCCGGTGTGACCTTGGAAGAGGCCGAAGCCGCCATGGACGCCGCCATCGCCGAGTTCATGGAGACCGGCGTCGATGCCGCACAGCTGGAGCGGATCAAGAAACAGGTTTATGCCAGCGAAACCTATGCCCGCGACGATGTCAGCGGGATTGCCAACCGCTATGGCGCGGCTCTGACCTCGGGGCTGACGGTGGCGGATGTGCAGGCGTGGTCCGACACACTTCAGGCGGTCACCGCGGAGGATATCATGGCCGCCGCTGCCCGCGTCTTTGCCAATGAAAACTCAGTGACCGGCTATCTCAAAGCCCCGGAGGTGACCCAATGA
- a CDS encoding M16 family metallopeptidase — protein MIRFALACLIAFAALPARAEINVQELTSPGGTNVWLVEDSTIPFVALELRFRGGASLDADGKRGATNLMVGLLEEGAGDLDSRAFAEATEALAADFSYNITDDRIAISARFLSEDAEAAIALLRKSVVTPNFDHTSLDRVRAQILSIIASDLKNPSAIGAAAFNELVYGAHPYGSSENGTVESVTALTREDIQAAHAAAMTRDQLYVSAVGDIDAETLMTLVDKLTEGLPQSGAPLPGPADVNLPGGALVVPYDTPQSVVMFAQSGIERDDPDFFAAFILNQILGGGGFESRLMQEVREKRGLTYGVYSLLADKEGAQLMMGSVASANDRVAEAISVIKDEWTRLAKEGVSAEELADAKTYMTGAYPLRFDGNANIANIAVGMQVEGLPTDYIATRNDKVNAVTLEQINRVAAELLNPDQLTFVVVGQPEGLPSTIN, from the coding sequence ATGATCCGCTTCGCACTCGCCTGTCTGATCGCCTTCGCGGCGCTGCCCGCACGGGCCGAAATCAACGTGCAGGAGCTGACCAGCCCCGGCGGCACCAATGTCTGGCTTGTGGAGGATTCCACGATCCCTTTCGTGGCTCTTGAGTTGCGCTTTCGTGGCGGGGCAAGCCTTGATGCGGACGGCAAACGCGGCGCGACCAACCTGATGGTGGGCCTTCTGGAGGAGGGTGCGGGGGATCTTGACAGCCGCGCCTTTGCCGAGGCGACCGAAGCTCTGGCCGCCGACTTTAGCTATAACATCACCGATGACAGGATCGCCATTTCCGCGCGGTTCCTAAGTGAGGATGCGGAAGCCGCCATCGCGCTGCTGCGCAAAAGCGTCGTCACGCCCAATTTCGATCACACCTCGCTCGACCGCGTGCGCGCACAAATCCTGTCGATCATCGCCTCAGACCTCAAAAACCCCAGCGCCATCGGCGCCGCCGCGTTCAATGAGCTTGTCTACGGCGCGCATCCCTATGGCAGCTCCGAGAACGGCACGGTGGAGAGTGTTACGGCCCTCACACGCGAGGACATTCAGGCCGCCCATGCCGCCGCCATGACCCGTGATCAGCTCTATGTCAGTGCCGTGGGTGACATCGACGCGGAAACCTTGATGACCCTCGTCGACAAGCTCACCGAAGGCCTGCCCCAAAGCGGCGCACCCTTGCCCGGCCCGGCGGATGTGAACCTGCCCGGCGGTGCTCTGGTCGTGCCCTATGATACGCCGCAATCGGTGGTGATGTTCGCCCAAAGCGGCATCGAGCGCGACGATCCCGATTTCTTCGCCGCGTTCATCCTCAACCAGATTCTGGGCGGTGGTGGGTTCGAGAGCCGCCTGATGCAGGAAGTGCGTGAGAAACGCGGGCTGACCTATGGCGTCTACTCCCTCCTCGCCGATAAGGAGGGCGCGCAACTGATGATGGGCAGTGTGGCCTCCGCCAATGACCGCGTGGCCGAGGCGATTTCCGTGATCAAGGACGAGTGGACCCGCCTGGCCAAAGAAGGCGTGAGCGCCGAAGAGCTGGCCGATGCCAAGACCTATATGACCGGGGCCTACCCGCTGCGCTTTGATGGCAACGCCAATATCGCGAATATCGCCGTGGGGATGCAGGTCGAGGGCCTGCCCACCGATTACATCGCCACACGCAATGACAAGGTAAACGCCGTCACGCTGGAGCAGATCAACCGCGTCGCGGCAGAGCTGCTGAACCCAGATCAGCTTACCTTTGTTGTCGTCGGACAGCCCGAAGGCCTGCCCTCAACCATCAACTAA
- a CDS encoding 2-dehydro-3-deoxygalactonokinase — MLWGAVIEGVGVLAFEGARAAPAERLPEGAPMLEVGGMGGGVPCALCGPTGVSQAAPLDRLPAAVRVQVVGALDGDVQWDGVVLAGDLRRLYWVHVSADEIVSFQGSVTPGLMVDLRAAGMDAGALADTLSRPERLAAQLHRADLAGDVAAISGHLIGAELAAAKPYWLGMEVLNLCGADWESALSQQGATVKSKDPAAMTQRGLVRLAKSSGLLVDG; from the coding sequence TTGCTTTGGGGCGCTGTGATCGAAGGTGTGGGCGTGCTGGCCTTTGAGGGTGCGCGCGCCGCGCCCGCCGAGCGTTTGCCCGAAGGGGCACCGATGCTGGAGGTTGGCGGGATGGGCGGCGGGGTGCCGTGTGCTCTCTGCGGCCCTACGGGCGTGTCTCAGGCCGCCCCATTGGACCGGCTTCCAGCAGCGGTGCGGGTGCAGGTGGTCGGCGCTTTGGACGGTGATGTGCAATGGGACGGGGTTGTCCTCGCAGGTGATCTCCGGCGGCTTTATTGGGTGCATGTCAGCGCCGATGAGATCGTCAGCTTTCAGGGAAGCGTCACACCGGGATTGATGGTGGATCTGAGGGCGGCTGGCATGGATGCGGGCGCTCTGGCCGATACGCTTTCGCGGCCTGAGCGCTTGGCTGCGCAGCTCCACCGGGCGGATTTGGCCGGGGACGTGGCGGCAATCTCCGGGCATTTGATTGGGGCGGAGCTTGCGGCGGCAAAGCCTTATTGGCTCGGCATGGAGGTTCTGAACCTGTGTGGCGCGGATTGGGAGAGCGCGCTCAGTCAGCAGGGTGCTACGGTCAAATCCAAAGACCCCGCCGCGATGACGCAGCGGGGCCTTGTGAGACTGGCCAAGTCCAGCGGTCTCTTAGTTGATGGTTGA
- a CDS encoding TIGR01244 family sulfur transferase: MDLRKISDHFSVSPQISPEDVPDIAGAGFRSILCNRPDGEEFGQIDCTAIEAAAQAAGLEFRNVPIVSGMLRETDVDDFKAALAGLPQPVLAYCRSGTRCTMLWTIAKHGEVDEAEILRATEAAGYDMRGLVAQMSRG, translated from the coding sequence ATGGACCTGCGCAAGATTTCCGACCATTTCTCCGTCTCTCCACAGATCAGCCCCGAGGATGTGCCGGATATTGCCGGGGCGGGCTTTCGGTCGATCCTGTGCAACCGGCCCGATGGGGAGGAATTTGGCCAGATCGACTGCACCGCGATTGAGGCGGCGGCGCAGGCGGCTGGGCTGGAGTTTCGCAATGTGCCAATCGTGTCGGGGATGCTGCGCGAGACGGATGTGGATGATTTCAAGGCAGCGCTCGCCGGTCTGCCGCAGCCCGTGCTGGCCTATTGTCGGAGCGGGACGCGCTGCACCATGCTTTGGACGATTGCGAAACATGGCGAGGTGGACGAGGCGGAGATCCTGCGCGCAACGGAAGCGGCGGGATATGACATGCGGGGCCTTGTAGCGCAGATGAGCCGGGGCTGA
- a CDS encoding hydantoinase B/oxoprolinase family protein: MSGAWEFWIDRGGTFTDIVAQDPGGAIHTHKLLSVNPERYADAAVQGIRDVMGVTGDFAPGSIRAVKMGTTVATNALLERKGERVLLMITRGFRDLLLIGYQTRPRLFDLHIKRPDLLYEDVAELHERLDASGQVVKPLNEARARADLQAAYDSGIRAVAIAGLHAYLNPAHEARVAEIAREIGFTQISTSHEVSRLAKLVGRGDTTVVDAYLSPILRRYVDLVAGALDLGTACETLLFMQSSGGLTEARRFQGKDAILSGPAGGIVGMVHTGEAAGFDALIGFDMGGTSTDVSHYHGAFERSFETEVAGVRMRAPMMDIHTVAAGGGSICTFRDGRFQVGPESAGADPGPACYRRGGPLTVTDCNVMLGKLTPDHFPHVFGPNADQPLDADVVRTKFAALAKEVSQETSEAPRTPEDMATGFLRIAIDNMANAIKKISVQRGHDVTRYTLQCFGGAGGQHACGVADALGMRRVLVHPYAGVLSAYGMGLAPITAMREAQIDLPLTQYDETLTLRKTLIDEAMAEVTAQGGTAPTAQTELHLRYDGSHQTLPVPSDAPDPKAAFEAAHKQRYGFTSPARDILIEMISIEAIGAIGTPAPLTPQNGNGAPKAHTEMYADAKWQNVPIHDREALDPTATIQGPAIITELTGTNIIEPGWAAHVDAHANLIIERMDTAQTAPSATAKADPVLLEVFNNLFMSVADQMGATLANTSWSVNIKERLDFSCAIFDAAGDLVANAPHVPVHLGSMSDSVRTVMRLNPDVRPGDAYMLNSPYNGGTHLPDVTVITPVFVADKPVLWLGSRGHHADIGGRTPGSAPPDSTHIDEEGVLIDNVQLVDQGTFLEAEAEATLATAKYPCRNIPQNMADLKAQVAANETGRQELVKVINTYGLDVVQAYMGHVQDNAEASVRAVLGNLKDGHYVYPMDIGTQIEVRVTVDQDAREAVIDFTGTSPQHSGNYNAPRSICDAVVLYVFRTMVGADIPLNQGCLKPLRIIVPEGSMLNPVRPAAVIAGNTEVSQAACNALYGALGVLAGSQATMNNFVWGNDDFQNYETIAGGTGAGPDFNGCDAVQSHMTNTRMTDPEILEKRFPVRLESFGIRDCSGGKGQYRGGHGVLREMRFLEPVTVTTLCSHRIVPPFGVDGGAPGEVGLNWAVMPDGTRCDMRGNDEIDLPSGAVFGMATPGGGGWGKVG, translated from the coding sequence ATGTCAGGCGCATGGGAATTCTGGATCGACCGGGGCGGCACATTTACCGATATCGTGGCCCAGGACCCCGGTGGGGCGATCCACACCCACAAGCTTCTGTCGGTGAACCCCGAACGCTATGCCGATGCTGCCGTGCAAGGTATCCGCGACGTGATGGGCGTTACGGGCGATTTCGCTCCCGGCTCCATCCGCGCGGTCAAGATGGGCACGACCGTGGCCACCAATGCCCTGTTGGAGCGCAAGGGCGAGCGGGTTCTGCTGATGATCACTAGAGGGTTCCGCGACCTGCTGCTCATTGGCTACCAAACCCGCCCGCGCCTCTTTGATCTGCATATCAAACGCCCCGACCTGCTCTATGAGGACGTGGCCGAGCTTCATGAGCGTCTGGATGCGTCGGGCCAAGTGGTCAAACCGCTGAATGAGGCACGCGCGCGCGCAGATCTGCAAGCGGCCTATGATAGTGGCATCCGTGCCGTGGCCATCGCAGGCCTGCATGCCTATCTCAACCCCGCGCATGAGGCCCGCGTAGCCGAGATTGCCCGCGAGATCGGTTTCACCCAAATCAGCACAAGCCATGAGGTCTCCCGCCTTGCCAAACTGGTCGGGCGGGGCGACACCACGGTGGTGGACGCCTATCTCTCGCCGATCCTGCGCCGCTATGTCGATCTGGTGGCGGGCGCGCTGGATCTGGGCACCGCCTGCGAGACGCTCCTCTTCATGCAATCAAGCGGTGGCCTCACCGAGGCGCGCCGGTTTCAGGGCAAGGACGCGATCCTCTCGGGCCCCGCAGGCGGCATCGTCGGCATGGTCCATACCGGCGAGGCGGCAGGCTTTGATGCGCTCATCGGTTTTGACATGGGTGGCACCAGTACCGATGTCAGCCACTATCACGGCGCGTTCGAGCGAAGCTTTGAGACCGAAGTGGCGGGCGTGCGGATGCGTGCGCCGATGATGGATATTCATACCGTCGCGGCTGGCGGTGGCAGCATCTGCACCTTCCGGGATGGCCGTTTTCAGGTCGGACCCGAAAGCGCTGGCGCCGATCCCGGACCCGCCTGCTATCGCAGGGGCGGCCCGCTGACCGTAACCGATTGCAACGTCATGCTGGGTAAGCTCACCCCCGATCATTTCCCTCATGTCTTTGGTCCAAACGCGGATCAGCCGCTTGATGCGGATGTCGTGCGCACCAAGTTTGCCGCACTGGCCAAGGAAGTCTCGCAAGAAACCAGCGAGGCCCCCCGGACGCCCGAGGATATGGCCACCGGCTTTCTGCGTATCGCCATCGACAACATGGCCAACGCGATCAAGAAAATCTCCGTGCAGCGCGGCCATGACGTGACCCGCTATACCCTGCAATGCTTTGGCGGCGCGGGCGGGCAACATGCCTGCGGTGTGGCCGATGCACTCGGCATGCGCCGTGTTCTCGTCCATCCCTATGCGGGCGTGCTCAGCGCCTATGGCATGGGGCTCGCCCCCATCACTGCCATGCGCGAGGCACAGATTGACCTGCCTCTGACGCAGTATGATGAGACCCTAACACTGCGCAAAACGCTCATTGATGAGGCGATGGCCGAAGTCACCGCCCAAGGCGGCACCGCCCCCACCGCCCAAACCGAGCTGCACCTGCGGTATGACGGCTCGCACCAGACCCTGCCCGTGCCCTCAGACGCGCCCGATCCAAAAGCCGCCTTTGAGGCTGCGCATAAACAGCGCTACGGCTTCACCTCACCCGCCCGCGATATCCTGATTGAGATGATCTCCATCGAGGCAATAGGCGCCATCGGCACGCCCGCGCCCCTCACACCCCAAAACGGCAATGGTGCCCCCAAAGCCCATACCGAGATGTATGCGGATGCCAAATGGCAGAACGTGCCCATCCATGACCGCGAGGCGCTCGACCCCACAGCCACGATCCAAGGCCCCGCCATCATCACCGAGCTTACAGGCACTAACATCATCGAGCCTGGCTGGGCCGCCCATGTCGATGCCCACGCCAACCTTATTATTGAGCGCATGGACACGGCCCAAACCGCCCCTTCGGCCACCGCAAAGGCCGACCCCGTGCTGCTGGAGGTGTTCAACAACCTCTTCATGTCCGTAGCCGACCAAATGGGCGCGACCCTCGCCAACACATCTTGGTCGGTGAATATCAAGGAACGGCTCGACTTCTCCTGTGCCATTTTCGATGCGGCGGGCGATCTGGTCGCCAATGCCCCCCACGTGCCCGTTCACCTCGGTTCCATGTCCGACAGCGTCCGCACCGTGATGCGCCTGAACCCTGATGTGCGGCCCGGTGACGCCTACATGCTCAACTCGCCCTATAATGGCGGCACGCATCTGCCCGACGTCACCGTAATCACACCCGTCTTTGTTGCCGACAAACCCGTCCTCTGGCTTGGGTCACGCGGCCACCATGCGGATATCGGCGGACGTACCCCCGGCAGCGCACCCCCAGACAGCACCCATATCGACGAGGAAGGCGTGCTGATCGACAACGTGCAACTGGTCGACCAAGGCACGTTCCTTGAGGCTGAGGCCGAGGCGACACTCGCCACCGCCAAATACCCCTGCCGCAACATTCCGCAGAACATGGCCGATCTCAAGGCGCAGGTCGCCGCGAACGAGACCGGGCGGCAGGAGCTCGTGAAGGTGATCAACACCTACGGGCTGGACGTGGTGCAGGCTTATATGGGCCATGTGCAGGACAATGCCGAGGCCAGCGTGCGTGCGGTCTTGGGCAACCTGAAGGACGGGCATTACGTCTACCCGATGGATATCGGCACCCAGATCGAGGTGCGTGTGACCGTGGACCAGGACGCGCGCGAAGCCGTAATTGATTTCACCGGCACCTCGCCGCAGCATAGCGGCAATTACAACGCTCCACGGTCCATCTGCGATGCGGTCGTGCTTTATGTTTTCCGCACGATGGTAGGCGCGGATATCCCCCTGAACCAGGGCTGCCTCAAGCCGCTGCGCATCATCGTGCCCGAAGGCTCCATGCTCAACCCCGTCCGCCCCGCCGCCGTAATCGCGGGCAATACGGAAGTGAGCCAAGCCGCGTGCAACGCGCTCTATGGCGCGCTTGGCGTGTTGGCGGGCAGTCAGGCGACGATGAACAATTTCGTCTGGGGCAATGATGATTTCCAGAACTATGAGACGATCGCGGGCGGCACTGGTGCCGGCCCGGATTTCAATGGATGCGACGCGGTGCAGAGCCACATGACCAACACCCGCATGACCGATCCGGAGATCTTGGAAAAACGCTTTCCCGTGCGGTTGGAAAGCTTTGGGATTAGAGACTGTTCCGGCGGAAAAGGGCAATATCGCGGTGGGCATGGCGTGCTTCGCGAGATGCGGTTTCTGGAGCCTGTCACGGTGACAACGCTCTGCTCACACCGCATCGTGCCGCCCTTTGGGGTGGATGGTGGAGCGCCGGGCGAGGTGGGCCTGAACTGGGCTGTGATGCCGGATGGCACACGGTGCGACATGCGCGGCAATGACGAGATTGACCTGCCATCGGGCGCGGTGTTCGGCATGGCCACACCCGGCGGCGGGGGCTGGGGCAAAGTGGGTTAG
- the radC gene encoding RadC family protein produces the protein MSGFSQFSEAPMPLFSADEAEPVTPRAPGAPQPSYIRDHRRRLRERFMVGGAGAMPDYELLELVLFRAIPRKDVKPLARALLDQFGDFNGVLSAPPARLSTVSGVGDAVIAELKIIEAASHRLSRSKVLRRQVLSSWGALVDYCHTTMAHRATEQFRIFYLDTKNTLIADEEQATGTVDHVPVYPREVVKRALELNASALILVHNHPSGDPTPSEADITMTRRVQDAAEIMGITLHDHLIIGKSCELSFRSEGYL, from the coding sequence ATGTCAGGATTCTCCCAGTTCTCCGAGGCCCCGATGCCTCTGTTCTCTGCTGATGAGGCAGAGCCCGTCACCCCGCGCGCACCGGGCGCGCCCCAACCCTCCTATATCCGCGACCACCGCCGCCGCCTGCGCGAACGGTTCATGGTGGGCGGCGCGGGGGCCATGCCCGATTACGAGCTGTTGGAGCTTGTCCTCTTCCGCGCGATCCCCCGTAAGGACGTGAAGCCCCTCGCGCGCGCATTGCTCGACCAGTTCGGGGATTTCAACGGTGTGCTCTCCGCCCCGCCTGCACGGCTCAGCACGGTCTCCGGCGTGGGCGATGCGGTGATCGCAGAGCTGAAGATCATCGAGGCCGCCAGCCACCGGCTTTCGCGCTCCAAGGTCTTGCGGCGGCAGGTGCTCAGCTCATGGGGCGCGCTTGTTGACTATTGCCACACCACCATGGCGCACCGTGCGACCGAGCAGTTTCGTATCTTCTACCTCGACACGAAAAACACCCTGATCGCGGACGAAGAACAAGCGACTGGCACCGTCGATCACGTCCCCGTTTACCCCCGCGAAGTGGTCAAACGGGCGTTGGAGCTAAACGCCTCCGCGCTCATTCTGGTGCACAATCACCCCTCTGGCGATCCCACACCATCCGAGGCGGATATCACCATGACCCGGCGGGTGCAGGACGCGGCAGAAATCATGGGGATCACCCTGCATGACCATCTCATCATCGGAAAATCTTGCGAGCTGAGCTTTCGCAGCGAGGGGTATCTCTAG